One genomic segment of Panicum virgatum strain AP13 chromosome 2N, P.virgatum_v5, whole genome shotgun sequence includes these proteins:
- the LOC120660400 gene encoding signal recognition particle receptor subunit alpha-like codes for MFAAMLEELLIFTRGGLILWSSCRALGAAALKGSPIDALIRSCLLEDRSADASFSQDNYALKWTFHNELGLVFVAVYQKILHLLYVDDLLAAVRKDFSQIYDPKCTNYDDFTDIFRQLHLEAQARAEDMNKSKQAISSRPLPAVSHKTAPKARGAGTRATTKGGASRKDDSDGESSGKDHHALANGSHENAAPKDSSHTRPAVVKGKENGGPKDNGAFDVTKLQRLRKNDRKNTGADNATKQLTKPDTKKKGKQDRVWDDKPSNKKLDFTDPADERGDEVTEHVALNQGDSMMDKDENLSSDSEEEVVEDGPKKKGWFSSMFQSIAGNSVLEKSDLQPALKALKDRLMTKNVAEEIAEKLCESVAASLEGKKLGSFTRISSTVQTAMEEALLRILTPRRSIDILRDVHAAKERGKPYVIVFVGVNGVGKSTNLAKVAYWLLQHNLSVTLAACDTFRSGAVEQLRTHARRLQIPIFEKGYEKDPAVVAREAIQEASRNKSNVVLVDTAGRMQDNEPLMRALSKLINLNSPDLVLFVGEALVGNDAIDQLTKFNQKLADLSAVPTARLIDGILLAKFDTIDDKVGAALSMVYISGAPVMFVGCGQSHTDLKKLNVKSIVKTLLK; via the exons AT GTTCGCCGCCATGTTGGAGGAGCTGCTCATCTTCACGCGGGGCGGCCTCATCCTCTGGTCCTCGTGCCGggcgctcggcgccgccgccctcaagGGCTCGCCCATCGACGCCCTCATCCGATCCTGTCTCCTCGAGGACCGCTCCGCCGACGCCAGCTTCTCCCAGGACAACTACGCCCTCAAGTGGACCTTCCACAACGAGCTCGGCCTTGTCTTTGTCGCCGTCTACCAGAAGATTCTCCATCTCCTCTACGTTGATgatctcctcgccgccgtccgcaaGGACTTCTCCCAGATTTATGATCCCAAGTGCACCAACTATGACGACTTCACCGACATATTCCGCCAGCTCCATCTCGAGGCCCAAGCGCGTGCCGAGGACATGAACAAGTCCAAGCAGGCCATTTCGTCCCGTCCGCTGCCAGCCGTCTCCCACAAGACTGCTCCCAAGGCTCGCGGCGCTGGCACCCGTGCTACGACCAAGGGTGGCGCCTCTAGGAAGGATGACTCTGATGGGGAATCATCCGGCAAGGACCACCACGCTCTGGCAAATGGTAGCCACGAGAATGCTGCTCCCAAGGACAGCTCTCATACCCGCCCTGCTGTTGTTAAGGGCAAGGAGAACGGGGGCCCCAAAGACAACGGGGCCTTCGATGTAACTAAACTACAGAGGTTGCGAAAGAATGACAGGAAAAACACTGGTGCTGACAACGCAACCAAGCAGCTGACCAAACCTGACacaaagaagaaagggaagcAAGACAGGGTGTGGGATGACAAACCTTCCAACAAGAAGTTGGATTTCACAGACCCAGCCGATGAGAGAGGGGATGAGGTGACAGAACATGTGGCACTCAACCAGGGAGATAGCATGATGGATAAGGATGAGAACCTCAGCAGCGACAGCGAGGAGGAAGTGGTCGAAGATGGACCGAAGAAGAAAGGCTGGTTCTCCTCAATGTTTCAGAG TATTGCTGGTAACAGTGTATTGGAGAAGTCTGATTTGCAACCTGCTCTCAAGGCTCTCAAAGATAGACTGATGACAAAGAATGTG GCAGAGGAAATTGCGGAGAAGCTTTGTGAATCTGTTGCAGCTAGCCTTGAGGGCAAGAAGCTAGgatcattcacaagaatatcaTCTACAGTCCAG ACGGCTATGGAGGAGGCTCTTCTTCGCATTTTGACCCCAAGGCGGTCTATTGACATACTGAGGGATGTACACGCTGCCAAGGAGCGTGGGAAGCCATATGTCATTGTTTTTGTTGGGGTGAATGGAGTTGGCAAATCAACCAATCTTGCGAAGGTTGCTTATTGGCTTCTTCAGCATAACCTCAGTGTAACGCTTGCAGCATGTGACACCTTCAGATCTGGTGCTGTTGAGCAGCTGCGGACTCATGCACGCAGGCTTCAG ATACCTATTTTTGAGAAGGGTTATGAAAAAGATCCAGCAGTTGTAGCGAGGGAAGCTATTCAGGAAGCAAGCCGAAACAAATCAAACGTTGTTCTTGTTGATACTGCTGGACGTATGCAG GATAATGAGCCACTCATGAGGGCGCTCTCCAAGCTCATCAATCTTAACAGCCCAGatttagttttgtttgttggagAAGCATTGGTTGGGAATGATGCCATCGATCAGCTCACTAAGTTCAACCAG AAATTAGCAGACCTGTCTGCTGTTCCTACTGCTAGATTAATTGATGGTATTCTGCTCGCCAAGTTTGACACCATTGACGACAAG GTTGGGGCAGCGCTTTCCATGGTGTATATATCTGGAGCTCCGGTCATGTTCGTCGGTTGTGGCCAGTCCCACACGGACCTGAAGAAGCTGAATGTGAAATCCATCGTTAAGACCCTCCTGAAGTGA